A single Brassica rapa cultivar Chiifu-401-42 chromosome A04, CAAS_Brap_v3.01, whole genome shotgun sequence DNA region contains:
- the LOC103865470 gene encoding putative dual specificity protein phosphatase DSP8, with the protein MYIEEVSEKGERSVEEEEVGDGDKAVLVSSGDVVVLTTKMALVGVGARALFYPTLIYNVVRNKVEAEFHWWDRVAQFILLGAVPFPSDVPRLKELGVCGVITLNEPYETLVPSSLYKSYCIDHLVIATRDYCYAPSMEAICQAVDFIHRNASIGKTTYVHCKAGRGRSTTIVLCYLVQHKDMTPEEAYAYVRSIRPRVKLASTQWKAVLEYYNVRVLNTTQSSLTDATSALIPRSTKQVCSGNVVVFDDGSVVVVTHSDVEGYDDDDSRRSMNVAAGNELWAAAADLSMVYRVKVVGQAALARISCMWLGLREDHKLSGKNLSMRGISVDISVY; encoded by the exons ATGTATATCGAAGAAGTGAGTGAGAAAGGGGAGAGatcggtggaggaggaggaggttggTGATGGAGATAAGGCTGTGTTGGTGAGCAGTGGAGACGTGGTTGTGTTGACGACGAAGATGGCGCTTGTTGGCGTTGGTGCACGTGCCTTGTTCTATCCGACTTTGATTTACAACGTTGTGAGGAATAAGGTTGAGGCTGAGTTTCATTGGTGGGATAGGGTTGCTCAG TTTATACTACTGGGAGCTGTTCCGTTTCCGTCTGATGTTCCGCGGCTGAAGGAGCTTGGTGTTTGTGGAGTGATCACTCTGAATGAGCCTTATGAGACTTTGGTTCCATCATCTCTATACAAA TCTTACTGCATTGACCACCTGGTGATTGCCACGAGAGATTATTGCTATGCACCTTCCATGGAAGCAATATGCCAAGCTGTTGATTTTATCCATA GAAATGCTTCTATTGGGAAGACGACTTACGTTCACTGCAAGGCGGGTCGGGGCCGAAGCACAACTATCGTCTTATGCTACTTG GTGCAACACAAAGACATGACACCTGAAGAAGCATATGCCTACGTGAGGTCAATCAGGCCTAGGGTGAAACTAGCTTCCACCCAATGGAAG GCTGTTCTTGAGTACTACAATGTCAGGGTGCTGAATACCACTCAGAGCTCCTTAACCGATGCAACTTCAGCCTTGATCCCGAGAAGTACGAAGCAGGTTTGCTCTGGGAATGTGGTCGTGTTTGATGACGGGTCGGTGGTCGTAGTGACCCACTCGGATGTAGAAGgctatgatgatgatgactcaAGGAGGTCAATGAATGTCGCTGCTGGGAACGAGTTATGGGCAGCAGCTGCAGATCTGAGCATGGTGTACCGGGTGAAAGTGGTGGGACAAGCTGCTTTGGCGAGGATCTCGTGCATGTGGCTGGGCTTGCGCGAGGATCACAAGCTCTCTGGGAAAAATCTTTCCATGAGAGGTATAAGCGTCGACATTTCTGTctactga